TTGAAATTCAACAACACCCAAATTTACCAGAACAAGCCAAGGCAAATAAGGGTCTTATTACTTTGGCGGAAGAGCTTGGTATACCGCTCGTGGCAACGAAAGACAGTCATTACCTCACGCTCGACGACGCAGAGGCACAGGACGCCTTGGTGTGCGTTCAGACCGGACGACTTTTGACTGATACCAATAGGCTGAACATGCGAGATACGGATTTGCATTTTGCGAGTCCGGCTGAAATGGAAAAATTATTTGCCGCCTTGCCAGAGGCAGTTAGTAAGACAGCGGAAATAGCTGACCGGTGCAACGTCAACATTGAGCTCGGGAAGTGGATTTTTCCAGGCATAGAAATTCCAAATAGTAGAACGCCAGACGAGCACTTAGAAGTAGCAGCGCAGAGTGGTCTAAAAGAACGAGTGGGGGAGTTAACGGAAGAAGCAAAAGAGCGCTTAACCTACGAGCTCGACATTATTAAAACGAAAGGGTACGCAACATACTTTTTAGTGATGGCTGATCTCACCACCTGGACAAGAAAGCAACGCATTATCACAACAACTCGTGGTTCGGCCGCTGGCTCGTTAGTGGCTTACTCACTGGGGATTACTACGGTGAATCCTTTAACGTACGATTTGCCGTTCGAGCGGTTTCTTAATCCGTTCCGTCCAACACCGCCAGATATTGATCTTGATATTGCTGATAACCGTCGTGATGAGGCTATTCAGTACGTCAAAGAGCGTTATGGAGAGGACCATGTGGCACAAATTGTTACGTTTGGAACAATGCAAGCGAGAGCGGCTGTTCGTGACATTGGCCGAGTGTTGGGTTATTCGTATGCGCTTTGTGATAGGGTTGCCAAAATGGTGCCACTCGGATCGCAAGGTTTCCACATGACCATTGATCGGGCCATCGAGATGGAGTCAGATTTAAAGTTACTTGCGAAAGATGATCCACAAGTCGGGCGTCTTTTGGCGCTTGCAAAAAAAGTTGAAGGCTGCGTGCGACATGCCTCAGTGCATGCGGCCGGCGTCGTTATCACGCCACAGCCTTTGGTAGAGTATCTGCCTCTACAGCGGGAGTCTGGCGGCGAGAAGGTTATCACACAGTATGAAATGCACGCCGTAGAAGATATTGGTGTTCTAAAAATGGATTTTTTGGGAATTAGAAACCTGGCAATTCTCGATAGGGCACTACATCTCATTGAGGATATTCATGGCACCCGTATAGATTTGGACGAGTTGCCGCTTGATGACAAGAAGACCTATGCGCTACTTGCCCGTGGCGAAACCATTGGCCTTTTTCAATTGGGTGGCTCTGGCATGACGCGCTACTTAAAAGAATTGCGCCCGACAACTATCCACGACATCATGGCCATGGTGGCGCTGTTCCGACCTGGTCCGATGAATAATATTCCGCACTACATTGAACGAAAACATAACCCGAAATTAATCTCATATCTCCATCCTAAGTTGAAGCCGATTCTTGAGCGCTCCTTTGGTATCCTGACGTATCAAGATGACGTCCTGCTGATTGCTATTCATATTGCTGGTTATACGTGGGAAGAGGCGGATAAACTTCGTCGGGCAATCGGTAAAAAAATTCCGGAAGAGATGGAAGCGCAGCGAGAAAAATTTTTGCGGGGCTGTGTAGATAAAGGGGGTATTCCGGGGCCACTCGCCGAAGAACTCTGGAAGTTAATCGAACCATTTGCCGCCTATGGTTTCAACAAATCTCATGCAGCGAGTTACGGTATTGTTGCCTACCAGACTGCCTATTTGAAAGCGAACTACCCGAGCTTGTATATGACAGCGGTGCTGCAGGCTGAGAGTGGCAACATGGATAAAATAGGTGAAATCGTGGAAGAATGTCGTCGCATGGGGATAGACGTATTACCACCGAGCATCAATGAAAGTGATGAAAACTTTACTCGTCTGGACGACAAACACATTCGTTTTGGTTTGATGGCCATCAAGAATGTGGGGGAAGAAGTGGCGACGGCAGTAATAACTGAGCGACGTGCCAATGGCGCATTTACTTCACTCGAAGATTTTTTGCGACGTTTGCAAACTAAAAACTTCAATAAACGTTTTCTAGAGAGTGCTATTCGTGCCGGTTGCTTGGATGATTTTGGGGAACGAGGACAACTTATTGAAAGTGTGGAGGCGCTACTGAAGTATAATCGAGCGGCTGGCGAAGCTGTGGGCAATCAGCAAGCGGCCTTATTTGGCGATGTCGCCATGTTCACGGCAGCCCTTGCCTTAGCACCCGCCCCACCAATCGATCGTGCCCAGCGCTTGGCCTGGGAGCGCGAATTGCTGGGGTTATACGTTACGGAGCATCCTCTGGCGCAGTTTGACGGGCTGTCTACAATAAACGTACCGTTTAAAGAATTGACGTTGTACAGTGCCAACGACATTATTGTCGTCGCTGGGGTTGTTGATAGTGTCCGAAAAATTATGACGAAAGCTGGGGAGCCCATGTGCTTCGTTCGTATGTCTGACGTCAGTGGTTCGGCAGAGCTCATTGTTTTTCCTGGGACATTCAAGAAAACTGCTGAGCATTGGGTGGAGGGTACGGTGCTGCTCGTTGGTGGTAAGGTTTCACGGCGAGAAGGGGAGGTACAAATATTGGCAGACACCGTTGAGGCGTTAGTGGTTGAGCGTTTTCCCGATACACTTCGCCGTTGGCAGAAATTACGCTTTCGTCGACGGCAAGCAGAGCCAGCTGCTAGTGGTGATTTTTCAGCTGTGCTAGAATAAAAAAATATGGAAGAATTTCTGCCCGATCGTACCCGCGCATTGCGCAATATTGCTATTACGTTTGTGTTGCTAACTGTTGTGCTGCTCGGTTTTGTGGTGTACACGGCGTTGTCCCGTGCTCGCATTCAAGTCACGCTAACACCAATTCAAAAAGATGTGTCTTTCCAGATTCCCCTACAAGAAAACGTAATAGGGGCTGCTGTTCCGAGTGGTTCGGTTGCTGCCACGTTCTTTGAATCAACAGCGACGATGTCTGACACGTTTACTGTTTCGACTCCCACACAGTTGAGTGAATACGCCGGTGGGGTTGTAAATATTCATAACGAAGCGAATCGCGATCAGCCGCTCGTGGCAACAACTCGGTTCCTGGGGCCAAGTGGCGAACTCTTTCGTTTAGTGGAAGCGGTTCGGGTACCCGCCGGTGGTGAGGTAAAGGCCGTGGTTAAAGCCGACAGTTTGGGTGAGCAGTTTTTACTTGGTGCCAGTCGTTTTACTATCCCGGGTCTTGCTGACACGCTACAGTCGCAGATATATGCGACGTCTGACGTTGCAATGGTGTTAGGTGGCGCAGATGAGCAGGTTGTTACTGAACAAGATATTGAGAATGCACGGCAGACGTTACTGCAACGCATCAGGCAGCAAACGAAAGACGAGCTGATGAGCAGTGTCGCTGAGGGGGACTTGGCTGAGCAAGATTACGTTACCGTGGTGACGCAGGAGACCGTATCAGAAAAGCCTGGTGCGAAGGCTCGTTCGTTCTCGGTATCCCTTGAAACTCGGATTACGGCGGTAGCGTTTAAAAAAGAATTTTTGGATGCACTCATTATTACTCAGGCGGGAGGCAACGTAACAATAGTTCCGGACAGTCGAAAGTATGAAATTGAGTCGTTTGACGCCGTAAAACGATCAGCCACGCTGACCGGTCAGGCGCAAGTTGAAGCAGGCATTGATCGTGGTAGTTCAATATTTTCACCAGTAAATTTTGTGGGTGCGACTCCGAAGGAAATTCAGGAGTTCTTGCAAAATTTTGAGGGTGTGGCTAATGTCGCCGTGTCCGTTTCGCCCTACTGGCAACGTCAGCTACCGCGATTACCA
Above is a genomic segment from Patescibacteria group bacterium containing:
- a CDS encoding DNA polymerase III subunit alpha; amino-acid sequence: MRFVHLHTHSHYSLLDGLPKIPDLVARTAELGMDAVALTDHGVLYGVIEFYKAALSLGIRPIIGLETYVAPNRLFEKRPKIDDSPFHLTLLTETNEGYRNLLKLSTVAQLDGFYYRPRVDKQLLERHARGLIALSGCLGGEVAQALLKDDYDAARAVARQYRDIFGEQNYFLEIQQHPNLPEQAKANKGLITLAEELGIPLVATKDSHYLTLDDAEAQDALVCVQTGRLLTDTNRLNMRDTDLHFASPAEMEKLFAALPEAVSKTAEIADRCNVNIELGKWIFPGIEIPNSRTPDEHLEVAAQSGLKERVGELTEEAKERLTYELDIIKTKGYATYFLVMADLTTWTRKQRIITTTRGSAAGSLVAYSLGITTVNPLTYDLPFERFLNPFRPTPPDIDLDIADNRRDEAIQYVKERYGEDHVAQIVTFGTMQARAAVRDIGRVLGYSYALCDRVAKMVPLGSQGFHMTIDRAIEMESDLKLLAKDDPQVGRLLALAKKVEGCVRHASVHAAGVVITPQPLVEYLPLQRESGGEKVITQYEMHAVEDIGVLKMDFLGIRNLAILDRALHLIEDIHGTRIDLDELPLDDKKTYALLARGETIGLFQLGGSGMTRYLKELRPTTIHDIMAMVALFRPGPMNNIPHYIERKHNPKLISYLHPKLKPILERSFGILTYQDDVLLIAIHIAGYTWEEADKLRRAIGKKIPEEMEAQREKFLRGCVDKGGIPGPLAEELWKLIEPFAAYGFNKSHAASYGIVAYQTAYLKANYPSLYMTAVLQAESGNMDKIGEIVEECRRMGIDVLPPSINESDENFTRLDDKHIRFGLMAIKNVGEEVATAVITERRANGAFTSLEDFLRRLQTKNFNKRFLESAIRAGCLDDFGERGQLIESVEALLKYNRAAGEAVGNQQAALFGDVAMFTAALALAPAPPIDRAQRLAWERELLGLYVTEHPLAQFDGLSTINVPFKELTLYSANDIIVVAGVVDSVRKIMTKAGEPMCFVRMSDVSGSAELIVFPGTFKKTAEHWVEGTVLLVGGKVSRREGEVQILADTVEALVVERFPDTLRRWQKLRFRRRQAEPAASGDFSAVLE